A single window of uncultured Pseudodesulfovibrio sp. DNA harbors:
- a CDS encoding AEC family transporter gives MTIYARLIASIAILLGLICFAAFLRHKGFVREEHGGVFAKLVTHATLPALIFVSLARTSIMWNEAWLALIMLMAELLALGLGWIAAKALRLDRPSTGAIILVSGFGSSSLLGYALISQVFPGNTGAMTEAVMVSEIGVGPALFTIGTMIAIYYGSEGASPKARIKAALGFFRSPIFISVVAGLIWSAFKLPTDGPVMGTIMQALDVTGAANTLMVTLLVGVLLHFQDLGSVALAGIAVAANKLILKPIMIWMPTVFMALETWEVHVLVLEAAMPSALLTVALSRTYGCNAGLASRMVFLTTLASGITIPIMFKILS, from the coding sequence ATGACAATTTACGCTCGCCTCATTGCATCTATTGCAATTCTGCTCGGCCTGATCTGCTTTGCGGCCTTCCTGCGTCACAAAGGTTTTGTCCGCGAAGAGCACGGCGGTGTCTTCGCCAAACTGGTCACGCACGCCACTCTGCCTGCCCTCATTTTTGTTTCACTGGCCCGCACGTCCATCATGTGGAATGAGGCATGGCTCGCGCTCATCATGTTGATGGCTGAACTGCTTGCGCTTGGTCTCGGTTGGATTGCGGCAAAGGCGCTTCGATTGGATCGTCCTTCTACCGGGGCCATAATCCTCGTTTCCGGCTTTGGCAGCTCTTCCCTGCTTGGTTACGCACTCATCAGTCAGGTTTTCCCGGGGAACACCGGCGCTATGACTGAAGCAGTCATGGTTTCCGAAATCGGCGTCGGTCCGGCACTCTTCACCATCGGCACAATGATCGCCATCTACTATGGCAGTGAGGGCGCATCCCCAAAGGCCCGTATCAAGGCGGCTTTAGGTTTTTTCCGTTCCCCAATTTTCATCTCCGTGGTAGCCGGACTCATCTGGTCCGCTTTTAAGCTCCCGACAGACGGCCCTGTGATGGGCACCATCATGCAGGCTCTCGATGTTACAGGCGCAGCCAACACATTAATGGTCACACTCCTTGTAGGCGTCCTGCTTCATTTCCAAGACCTCGGTTCCGTGGCATTGGCAGGTATCGCCGTAGCCGCTAACAAACTTATCCTGAAACCAATCATGATATGGATGCCAACCGTGTTCATGGCTCTTGAGACATGGGAAGTGCATGTGCTGGTACTGGAAGCGGCCATGCCCTCAGCCTTACTTACTGTGGCTCTATCCCGTACTTATGGATGCAATGCCGGACTGGCATCCCGAATGGTCTTCCTGACTACCCTAGCCAGCGGCATTACCATCCCGATCATGTTCAAAATATTGAGTTGA
- a CDS encoding response regulator, whose translation MSQSKILVVDDEKHIRMLYREELEADGYTVATSDGEEDILDVMEREKPTIVILDIKLGVSRSGLDLLQEIRTKDLQIPVILSTAYDSFQHDLKSIAADYYVVKSVDLSELKDKVRMALNKAGI comes from the coding sequence ATGAGTCAATCGAAGATTCTCGTTGTCGATGATGAAAAACATATTCGCATGCTCTACAGGGAAGAACTGGAAGCTGACGGATACACTGTCGCCACCTCAGACGGAGAAGAAGACATTCTCGATGTTATGGAACGAGAAAAACCGACCATCGTCATTCTGGACATTAAACTTGGTGTCAGCCGCTCCGGCCTTGACCTCTTGCAGGAAATCAGAACCAAAGACCTGCAAATTCCGGTCATCCTTTCTACGGCCTACGACTCCTTCCAGCACGACCTCAAATCCATTGCCGCAGATTACTATGTGGTCAAATCAGTGGACCTTTCAGAGCTGAAAGACAAGGTTCGTATGGCCCTCAACAAAGCTGGCATCTAA
- the ruvX gene encoding Holliday junction resolvase RuvX: protein MRALGIDFGLKRVGLAVSDRTGTLVSPFKTIVRTSRNALFDELQEIIQNESIETVVVGLPLSLDGEDTLTTRQARNFAESLGRRIEQPIHLMDERLTSAEAEEELNAAGLYGKKRKMTLDSQAAVIILRSWIESGQS from the coding sequence ATGCGTGCACTCGGCATTGATTTCGGTCTGAAGCGCGTGGGGCTTGCCGTATCCGACCGTACCGGCACGCTGGTCTCTCCGTTCAAGACCATTGTCAGAACTTCACGAAACGCCCTCTTTGACGAACTACAAGAAATCATACAAAATGAATCAATTGAAACCGTTGTGGTCGGTCTCCCCCTCTCTTTGGACGGAGAAGATACCCTGACCACTCGTCAGGCCCGCAATTTTGCCGAAAGCCTGGGACGACGCATCGAACAGCCTATCCACCTGATGGACGAACGGCTGACCTCAGCTGAAGCCGAAGAAGAACTCAACGCCGCCGGTCTCTACGGCAAAAAACGAAAGATGACCCTGGACAGTCAGGCCGCCGTCATCATATTGCGCTCATGGATCGAAAGCGGACAATCATAA
- the mltG gene encoding endolytic transglycosylase MltG, with amino-acid sequence MDRKRTIIISFLGLLLLAGIGTGGYVWHKAWLENQFLTVPPESPGQDIMFRVEPGQIFTTISTNLKKSGLITDTRRFLKLAQRTGKTSSLRAGQFKLSTGWTPDQILHELSTSAGIMKKASIREGLTWWQTADKIQAAQLGSYEKFAEAITDQKLLKKYGIEANNAEGYLFPETYLLTPPRGDQSRYMAEIMLKEFFRNAAKVWPDGLPGFDEMNKIVTLASLIEKETGNTSERKRISGVFHNRLKKRMLIQADPTIIYGLGPAFDGNIRRSHILDKNNPYNTYVIRGLPPGPICSPGLDALLAAVHPEDHSFLYFVAKGNGSHYFSKSLSEHNNAVRQYQLRRNRKTYRSTQE; translated from the coding sequence ATGGATCGAAAGCGGACAATCATAATATCATTCCTCGGCCTGCTTCTTCTGGCAGGCATCGGTACGGGCGGCTATGTCTGGCATAAGGCATGGCTTGAAAACCAATTTCTGACCGTACCACCGGAATCCCCGGGACAAGACATCATGTTTCGCGTGGAGCCCGGTCAAATTTTCACCACCATCTCAACCAATCTAAAAAAAAGCGGCCTGATCACGGATACCCGTCGTTTTCTTAAGCTGGCGCAACGAACCGGCAAGACGTCATCACTCCGCGCAGGACAATTCAAACTTTCGACGGGGTGGACCCCCGATCAAATTCTCCATGAGCTGAGCACGTCAGCCGGAATCATGAAAAAGGCCTCAATCCGCGAGGGCCTGACATGGTGGCAAACCGCTGACAAAATTCAGGCAGCACAGTTGGGCAGCTATGAGAAATTTGCCGAAGCCATAACCGACCAAAAGCTCTTGAAAAAATATGGCATTGAAGCGAATAATGCCGAAGGATATCTCTTCCCGGAGACCTATCTGCTCACCCCGCCAAGGGGCGACCAGTCACGATACATGGCCGAAATAATGCTTAAAGAATTTTTCAGAAACGCGGCCAAAGTCTGGCCTGACGGCCTGCCGGGATTCGATGAGATGAACAAGATAGTCACGCTCGCCTCACTTATTGAAAAAGAAACCGGCAACACTTCAGAACGAAAACGCATATCCGGGGTCTTTCATAACCGCCTCAAGAAACGGATGCTCATTCAGGCGGACCCGACCATTATTTATGGCCTTGGACCTGCTTTTGACGGGAATATTCGCCGCAGTCACATTCTGGACAAAAACAATCCGTACAACACGTACGTCATTCGCGGCCTCCCTCCGGGACCAATCTGCTCACCGGGACTTGATGCACTGCTGGCCGCCGTCCACCCTGAAGATCACTCATTTTTATATTTTGTAGCAAAAGGCAACGGGTCCCATTATTTCAGCAAATCGCTGTCGGAACACAACAACGCAGTCAGACAGTACCAGCTTAGAAGAAACCGCAAGACATATCGATCCACCCAAGAATAA
- the lepB gene encoding signal peptidase I — protein MTDQNTIQSVSDFKPRKPWLAGLLSLLFTGFGQVYNGQWKKGVGFFVAEWVYSLAMIPFWSDFVSTLLCLAILLGFNVFVAWEAFASAKGLRELSPGPWNRWWVYALCLCVSLASGLVFDRLMSQSYEAYKAPSGSMLPTLKIGDHFIVETLAFDYVVKRGDIVIFPFPENEHVDFIKRVVGLPGETVEIRQRQVFVNDNPLEESYVQHTKMSIVPVRDDFGPLTLGAEEYFVLGDNREASYDSRWWGPVQRVKIKAKAKYIYFPGEFESESWVDRFGVEIR, from the coding sequence ATGACTGATCAAAATACCATCCAGAGTGTGTCTGATTTCAAGCCGAGAAAGCCGTGGCTGGCAGGACTGCTTTCCCTTTTGTTTACCGGTTTCGGTCAAGTATATAACGGTCAGTGGAAAAAGGGCGTTGGCTTCTTTGTCGCTGAGTGGGTGTACTCTTTGGCCATGATTCCGTTCTGGTCGGATTTTGTCTCGACGCTACTCTGTCTCGCCATATTGTTGGGTTTTAATGTGTTCGTGGCGTGGGAGGCTTTTGCTTCTGCCAAAGGGCTTCGCGAATTGAGTCCCGGACCATGGAATCGTTGGTGGGTGTACGCTCTTTGTCTGTGCGTGAGTCTGGCATCCGGTCTTGTCTTTGATCGTTTGATGTCCCAATCTTATGAGGCATATAAGGCTCCGTCCGGTTCAATGCTGCCCACTTTGAAAATCGGGGATCATTTTATTGTGGAGACTTTGGCCTTTGATTATGTCGTGAAGCGAGGGGATATTGTGATTTTTCCGTTCCCGGAAAATGAGCATGTAGATTTTATCAAACGAGTAGTCGGACTTCCCGGCGAGACCGTTGAAATTCGTCAACGACAAGTGTTTGTTAATGATAATCCGCTTGAAGAATCGTACGTGCAACACACCAAGATGAGCATAGTACCAGTACGTGACGACTTCGGGCCTTTGACATTAGGGGCGGAGGAGTATTTCGTTCTCGGTGATAATCGTGAAGCTAGTTACGATTCCAGATGGTGGGGGCCGGTCCAACGAGTAAAGATCAAGGCCAAAGCCAAGTATATTTATTTCCCCGGCGAATTTGAATCAGAGTCGTGGGTAGATCGTTTCGGCGTTGAAATTCGGTAG
- a CDS encoding FAD-binding oxidoreductase, whose product MAQLGPHISISDEQLITRALGVVEMEQYAHWPEDVKKLAANLAAELFLVRYNPFIDASLVKKSVARRLNMSRPSLDKEFGTILTKGIELFWERYDREIAFRERIIEQLKHFMPENGIGDAPHSRVESATDATDLRMELPMLVLFPETEAQIQGIVKLANEMHFGIIPRGGGTGATGGAIPAEARSVILSLTRFKDILDVDQENHILTLESGVITLNAIQAAAKKDVLFTVDPASKAGSSIGGNISENAGGPFAFEYGTTIDNILSYRMVKPDGSLIEVRRKDHPRHKIYEGETATFEIFDANGHKIDTVELDSSEIRGKGLGKDVSNKYLGGLPGVQKEGTDGIITVARFICYPALKNSRVLCLEFFGRSMRNAMLVIKDVVALRDTIRKEGDLVKISALEEFGPKYVQAIDYQTKSTQYEGNPISVLILQLDSDDKEALDAACQNVLAIAQPFDGVDIFAARDDKEGELFWEDRHKLSAIAKRTSGFKINEDVVIPMDVIPEFSDFLEDLNLIYLAKIYRTTLEKVRAMTGVNDDDADIREAFGRIDDILSGKVTSHDFSDTEQEAQCRYLFLKLRDSYPRLDREIKAMWQDMQLRRIVIANHMHAGDGNCHVNLPVNSNDPEMLASAHEAAEVVMTKVLEMGGEVSGEHGIGITKIAFLSDKKIKDLSEYKKDVDPNNILNPGKLTARKLPSVPFTFSFNRLIKDLDATALKDKEALMGLLKNIQTCTRCGKCKQVCPMYLPAKGLLFHPRNKNISLGALIEGIYYSQVQTGEPAPSLMAELRNLMDHCTACGKCQAACPVKIDSAGAALSMRSFLDSKNKSGHQLKQIVLRNVAKNPASNLPVVAKFLSVGQSLQDKTLGMIPARWLSRIESPIVKSRSPHIDFRNLFETLELEGGSVFKNPRAASDNTVLYFPGCGGSLFSHSIGMASVYLLLKSGVNVVMPDHHMCCGYPLLASGCEEAYKTNRHRNIQEFLDLFVKTGKAGLKATTLLTACGTCRESLESYDFTGEMEEPLKQMDVVQFLIERLPSIRQSESIVYHAACHAEWVDAPKIKAPELYRTALAELTGADVSLSPGCCGESGLGALTSPGIYNRLRECKQDQLSEDLGHNREKPIVVGCPSCKVGIKRSMLQMKRPNRVLHAVEYLAEAVGGKKWKKELKDLLEKVERKGADN is encoded by the coding sequence ATGGCTCAGCTCGGACCCCACATTTCAATATCAGACGAACAGCTCATCACCCGCGCCCTGGGCGTGGTAGAGATGGAGCAATATGCACACTGGCCCGAGGATGTAAAAAAACTCGCCGCCAATCTCGCCGCCGAACTTTTTCTGGTGCGCTATAATCCGTTCATCGACGCCTCACTGGTAAAAAAATCAGTTGCTCGTCGGCTGAATATGTCCAGGCCTTCTCTCGACAAGGAATTCGGTACCATCCTAACCAAAGGGATCGAACTTTTCTGGGAACGCTATGACCGGGAAATCGCCTTTCGAGAACGGATCATTGAGCAACTTAAGCACTTCATGCCCGAAAACGGCATTGGTGACGCACCGCACTCCCGTGTTGAATCGGCCACCGACGCCACCGACCTGCGCATGGAACTGCCCATGCTCGTCCTCTTTCCCGAAACCGAAGCGCAGATTCAGGGCATCGTCAAACTCGCCAATGAAATGCACTTCGGCATTATCCCGCGCGGTGGCGGCACCGGAGCAACTGGCGGCGCCATTCCGGCAGAAGCTCGCTCCGTCATTCTGTCCCTGACTCGATTCAAGGATATTCTGGATGTTGATCAAGAGAATCATATCCTGACATTGGAATCCGGGGTCATTACGCTAAACGCCATTCAAGCGGCTGCCAAAAAGGATGTCCTTTTCACTGTTGATCCGGCTTCCAAGGCTGGTTCTTCCATTGGCGGCAATATTTCCGAAAACGCCGGTGGCCCGTTCGCTTTTGAATATGGCACCACCATCGACAACATCCTGAGCTACCGGATGGTCAAACCAGACGGTTCGCTCATCGAAGTCCGCCGCAAGGACCACCCGCGCCACAAAATTTATGAAGGTGAAACTGCGACCTTTGAAATCTTCGATGCAAACGGACACAAAATCGACACTGTTGAACTCGACAGCAGCGAAATCCGTGGCAAAGGCCTCGGCAAAGACGTGTCCAACAAATATCTGGGAGGGCTGCCCGGCGTACAGAAGGAAGGGACAGACGGCATCATTACCGTGGCCAGATTCATCTGTTATCCGGCACTGAAAAATTCTCGTGTGCTCTGCCTTGAATTCTTTGGACGTTCCATGCGCAATGCCATGCTCGTCATCAAGGACGTTGTTGCCCTGCGCGATACCATCCGAAAGGAAGGCGATCTGGTAAAGATTTCCGCCCTTGAAGAATTCGGCCCCAAATACGTACAGGCCATCGACTACCAAACCAAGTCTACCCAGTACGAAGGCAATCCGATTTCCGTCCTCATTCTGCAACTGGACTCCGACGACAAAGAGGCACTTGACGCAGCATGTCAGAATGTGCTGGCCATTGCCCAGCCCTTTGACGGCGTGGACATCTTTGCAGCCCGTGACGACAAGGAAGGCGAACTGTTCTGGGAGGACCGGCACAAGCTGTCGGCCATTGCCAAACGCACGTCAGGTTTCAAAATCAACGAAGACGTTGTCATTCCCATGGATGTCATCCCGGAATTCTCCGACTTCCTCGAAGACCTGAACCTCATTTACTTGGCAAAGATATACCGTACGACCCTTGAAAAAGTCCGCGCCATGACCGGCGTGAACGACGACGATGCTGACATCAGGGAAGCATTTGGTCGCATCGACGATATTTTGAGCGGAAAAGTAACGTCCCATGACTTTTCCGACACCGAACAGGAGGCTCAATGCCGTTACCTGTTCCTGAAATTGCGCGATTCCTACCCTCGTCTGGACCGCGAAATCAAAGCCATGTGGCAGGACATGCAGCTTCGGCGCATAGTCATTGCCAACCACATGCACGCAGGCGATGGTAACTGCCACGTCAACCTGCCGGTCAACTCCAACGACCCGGAGATGCTCGCCTCAGCCCACGAAGCCGCTGAAGTAGTCATGACCAAAGTTTTGGAAATGGGCGGTGAAGTCTCTGGCGAACATGGCATCGGCATCACCAAGATAGCCTTCCTGAGCGACAAGAAAATCAAGGACTTGTCCGAATACAAGAAGGATGTCGACCCGAACAATATCCTCAATCCGGGAAAGCTCACCGCACGAAAGCTACCGAGCGTACCATTCACGTTCTCGTTCAACCGGCTCATCAAGGACCTCGACGCCACTGCACTCAAGGACAAGGAAGCCCTCATGGGGCTTTTGAAAAACATTCAGACCTGTACCCGTTGCGGCAAATGCAAACAGGTCTGCCCCATGTACCTCCCGGCCAAAGGACTTTTATTCCACCCGCGCAACAAGAACATCAGTCTCGGCGCGCTCATTGAAGGTATTTACTACTCGCAGGTGCAAACCGGCGAACCGGCTCCTTCGCTCATGGCTGAGCTGCGCAATCTGATGGATCACTGCACAGCCTGCGGCAAATGCCAAGCCGCCTGTCCGGTCAAAATTGACTCTGCCGGAGCAGCCCTGTCCATGCGGTCATTCCTCGACTCCAAAAACAAATCAGGCCATCAGCTCAAACAAATCGTGTTGCGCAATGTCGCCAAGAATCCGGCGTCCAACCTGCCGGTTGTTGCCAAGTTCCTGTCTGTCGGACAATCCCTTCAGGATAAGACCTTGGGCATGATACCGGCCCGCTGGCTTTCACGCATCGAATCCCCGATCGTCAAAAGTCGCAGTCCTCACATCGATTTCCGAAATCTGTTTGAAACTCTGGAGTTGGAAGGTGGCTCAGTCTTCAAAAATCCCAGAGCCGCAAGCGATAACACCGTGCTCTACTTTCCGGGTTGTGGAGGATCACTTTTCTCCCATTCCATCGGTATGGCCTCGGTCTACCTGCTTCTCAAATCCGGTGTAAACGTGGTCATGCCCGACCACCACATGTGCTGCGGATATCCGTTGCTCGCCTCTGGTTGTGAAGAAGCATACAAGACCAACCGTCATCGCAACATTCAAGAGTTCCTCGACCTGTTCGTCAAGACCGGCAAGGCTGGCCTCAAGGCCACAACCCTGCTCACGGCCTGCGGAACCTGTCGTGAATCGCTGGAAAGCTACGACTTCACCGGCGAAATGGAAGAACCACTCAAGCAGATGGACGTGGTCCAATTCCTTATTGAACGCCTGCCTTCCATCCGCCAGTCCGAGTCGATCGTGTACCACGCTGCCTGTCATGCGGAATGGGTGGACGCACCCAAAATCAAGGCCCCGGAACTGTATCGCACGGCACTGGCCGAACTGACCGGTGCCGATGTAAGTCTCTCACCCGGCTGCTGCGGAGAATCCGGCCTCGGTGCCTTGACTTCACCCGGTATTTACAACCGGCTGCGCGAATGCAAACAGGACCAACTCAGTGAGGATCTCGGCCACAACCGGGAAAAACCCATTGTCGTTGGTTGCCCGTCCTGCAAGGTCGGCATAAAACGATCCATGCTCCAAATGAAACGCCCCAACCGAGTTCTTCATGCTGTGGAGTACTTGGCCGAAGCCGTGGGTGGGAAAAAATGGAAAAAGGAACTCAAGGACTTGCTCGAAAAAGTTGAACGCAAAGGCGCTGACAACTAA
- the trpS gene encoding tryptophan--tRNA ligase, with amino-acid sequence MSERQRIVSGMRATGPLHLGHYFGVIANWVKLQENYDCFFFVADWHSLTTEYANPTRTKGFVPGLVKDWIAAGLDPEKCSIFQQSMVKEHAELNLLLSMITPLGWLERCPTYKEQKTELAQKELNTYGFLGYPVLMTADILMYKPCAVPVGKDQLPHLELTREIARRFNHLNKTELFPEPADMLTEECKLPGLDGRKMSKSYGNSIMLSEPIDEIMPKLRGMKTDENRLRKSDPGDPNICNLYPYHKLMTDPAKLPEIQEGCRNASWGCVDCKKALMESMETFLTPLHERRAACTDEMVQEILHAGNEKARAYAQKTMDEVRQVMNFDF; translated from the coding sequence ATGAGCGAAAGACAACGCATCGTTTCCGGCATGAGGGCTACCGGCCCTCTTCACCTTGGTCACTATTTCGGCGTCATTGCCAACTGGGTCAAACTCCAAGAGAATTACGACTGTTTCTTTTTCGTGGCCGACTGGCACTCACTGACCACTGAGTATGCCAATCCCACCAGAACCAAAGGGTTCGTGCCCGGCTTGGTCAAGGATTGGATCGCCGCAGGACTGGACCCGGAAAAATGCAGCATCTTCCAGCAATCCATGGTCAAAGAACACGCAGAACTCAACCTGCTCCTGTCCATGATCACCCCGCTGGGTTGGCTGGAGCGGTGTCCCACATACAAAGAGCAAAAAACCGAACTGGCCCAGAAGGAACTCAATACCTATGGATTCCTCGGTTATCCCGTACTCATGACTGCAGATATCCTGATGTACAAGCCGTGTGCCGTGCCTGTAGGCAAGGACCAGCTTCCGCATCTGGAACTGACCCGAGAGATCGCCCGCCGCTTCAATCACCTGAACAAGACGGAACTCTTCCCGGAACCGGCAGATATGCTCACCGAAGAATGTAAGCTGCCCGGCCTGGACGGTCGAAAGATGTCCAAGAGCTACGGCAACTCAATCATGCTTTCAGAACCTATCGACGAAATCATGCCCAAATTGCGCGGTATGAAGACCGACGAAAACCGTCTGCGCAAATCCGATCCGGGCGATCCCAATATTTGCAACCTGTACCCTTACCACAAACTCATGACCGATCCGGCCAAACTCCCTGAGATTCAGGAAGGCTGCCGCAATGCGTCCTGGGGTTGTGTTGATTGCAAGAAAGCCCTCATGGAGTCCATGGAAACCTTCCTGACGCCTTTGCACGAACGCCGCGCCGCCTGCACCGATGAAATGGTTCAGGAAATCCTGCATGCAGGAAACGAAAAGGCCCGTGCCTACGCCCAAAAAACCATGGACGAAGTCCGTCAGGTCATGAACTTCGACTTCTAG
- a CDS encoding ATP-binding protein: MKCIRCKKTACVALPSHHSGFCKDCFPLFFTKQVETAIRREKMFTYDERILVALSGGKDSLALMLELKLQGYDVTGLHIDLGIPNSSEKARKKVEDFCNLQDLDLRVFEMKTWGLPIPDIKQYVKRPVCSVCGKMKRHHFNRIAREEGFDVLATGHNLDDEVARLFANTLRWDTAYLSDQGPTLPASDGFVRKVKPLFRLSEFETANYAFLKGIEIHSDPCPYASGASFTHHKELWGELEYRSPGQKLQFYQSFLKKGKPAFAGLEKEIGDELKPCIECGSPTSAGTCSVCRIKAAVKVSKAEAE; encoded by the coding sequence ATGAAATGTATTCGTTGTAAAAAGACTGCCTGCGTCGCATTACCCAGCCATCATTCCGGGTTCTGTAAGGATTGTTTTCCGCTTTTCTTCACCAAACAGGTGGAAACCGCTATCCGCCGGGAAAAGATGTTTACCTATGACGAGCGTATTCTTGTGGCGCTGTCCGGTGGCAAGGATTCTTTGGCCCTGATGCTTGAATTGAAATTGCAAGGGTATGATGTCACCGGCCTGCATATTGACCTTGGTATTCCCAACTCTTCGGAAAAGGCGCGCAAGAAAGTCGAGGATTTCTGCAATCTGCAGGACCTCGACCTGCGTGTGTTTGAAATGAAGACATGGGGGTTGCCCATCCCGGATATCAAGCAATACGTCAAACGGCCGGTGTGTTCCGTGTGTGGCAAGATGAAACGGCATCACTTTAACCGAATTGCTCGGGAAGAAGGTTTTGATGTACTTGCTACCGGTCATAATCTGGATGATGAAGTGGCTCGACTTTTCGCAAATACTTTGCGCTGGGATACAGCGTATCTGTCCGATCAAGGGCCAACCTTACCTGCCAGCGATGGCTTTGTGCGTAAGGTAAAGCCACTTTTCCGATTGAGTGAATTCGAGACTGCCAACTACGCATTTCTTAAAGGGATTGAAATTCATTCGGACCCGTGTCCGTATGCTTCAGGCGCAAGTTTTACTCATCATAAGGAATTGTGGGGGGAACTTGAATATCGTAGCCCCGGCCAGAAGTTGCAATTCTACCAATCTTTTCTCAAAAAAGGGAAGCCAGCCTTTGCCGGTTTGGAAAAAGAGATTGGGGATGAACTCAAGCCGTGCATTGAATGTGGATCACCAACCAGTGCCGGCACATGTTCGGTCTGTCGCATTAAGGCGGCTGTGAAGGTAAGCAAGGCCGAGGCTGAGTAA
- a CDS encoding site-2 protease family protein, whose protein sequence is MFDITAQDLQLYLIMAPGLLIALVCHEVAHGYVAYLLGDPTAKSQGRLTLNPLKHLDPIGTLAFFFVQFGWARPVPVNARYFRNPRQGMMLTAMAGPGINFLLAAIFALAFHAMIAFDINGQSAFYAVAYYGVFVNLILGVFNLLPIPPLDGSNVVAYFLPPQAAYKFMSMSRYGFILLIGIILLGRFTGFSLVGEIILPMVRAMASLLGIPM, encoded by the coding sequence ATGTTCGATATTACAGCACAGGACCTCCAACTGTATCTCATCATGGCTCCGGGTCTGCTCATCGCATTAGTTTGTCACGAAGTAGCCCATGGTTACGTGGCCTATCTGCTCGGTGATCCCACGGCCAAGTCCCAAGGACGTTTGACACTCAATCCACTCAAACACCTGGACCCCATTGGCACGTTGGCCTTTTTCTTTGTCCAGTTCGGCTGGGCTAGACCTGTTCCGGTTAACGCACGATATTTCAGGAACCCTCGTCAGGGCATGATGCTAACGGCTATGGCAGGACCAGGAATCAACTTCCTGTTGGCCGCAATTTTTGCGCTTGCCTTCCACGCCATGATCGCTTTTGACATCAACGGACAAAGTGCATTTTATGCTGTGGCCTATTATGGCGTGTTCGTGAACCTTATTCTCGGCGTATTCAATCTTTTGCCTATTCCACCTCTGGACGGCAGCAACGTTGTCGCGTACTTTCTACCGCCGCAGGCAGCCTACAAGTTCATGTCCATGAGCCGATACGGTTTTATTCTCCTCATCGGCATCATCCTGCTGGGACGCTTCACCGGCTTTTCACTGGTTGGCGAGATTATCCTGCCTATGGTTCGCGCCATGGCCAGTCTGCTCGGCATCCCCATGTAA
- a CDS encoding glycosyltransferase — MSIPKISVTMPCFNCGETVSKALDSLLGQTCADFEVVAVDDGSTDNTSGILAEYARRDSRIRVVSIEHGGVIAAANAAIEAARGRYIARMDADDESLPERLAAQSRLLDENPDVGLVGCRIRFGGCRDACAGYAHYVDWTNTVLSHEAITLNRFVEFPVPNPSIMYRRECIDEYGMYRDGDFPEDYELLLRWLEAGVRMMKVDEELLIWNDPPTRLSRNHPRYDVDAFYRIKTEYLARWLARNNPLHPVVHILGSGRTTRKRADLLLAHGVEFAAYYDIDPRKIGHIVNGVPVVDRDDIPNAGEAFCLPYVASRGAREDIADFLSGRGYELGRDFIPVA; from the coding sequence ATGTCTATACCGAAGATTTCCGTGACTATGCCCTGCTTTAATTGTGGGGAGACCGTGAGCAAAGCGCTCGATAGCCTGCTTGGGCAGACTTGTGCGGATTTCGAAGTGGTGGCCGTGGATGACGGCAGTACGGATAATACATCGGGAATCCTGGCCGAATATGCGCGCCGGGATTCTCGTATTCGTGTTGTGTCTATCGAGCATGGCGGTGTGATTGCGGCGGCTAATGCGGCTATTGAGGCGGCTCGTGGCAGGTATATAGCCCGCATGGATGCGGATGATGAGTCGTTGCCGGAGCGGTTGGCGGCTCAGTCCAGACTGTTGGATGAGAATCCGGATGTCGGGTTGGTTGGCTGTCGTATCCGATTCGGCGGGTGTCGTGATGCTTGTGCTGGATATGCTCATTATGTGGACTGGACTAATACGGTTCTGTCGCATGAAGCCATTACCTTGAATCGTTTCGTTGAATTTCCTGTGCCGAATCCGTCCATCATGTATCGGAGGGAGTGCATTGACGAATACGGCATGTACCGTGATGGAGATTTTCCCGAAGATTATGAACTGCTGCTGCGCTGGTTGGAAGCGGGCGTGCGCATGATGAAGGTGGACGAGGAGTTGCTTATTTGGAACGATCCTCCCACACGGTTGTCGCGTAATCACCCCAGATATGATGTGGATGCTTTCTATCGTATCAAGACTGAATACCTTGCTCGGTGGCTGGCTCGGAACAATCCGTTGCACCCTGTGGTTCATATTCTTGGCTCAGGACGGACCACTCGCAAGCGGGCAGATCTTTTACTCGCTCATGGTGTTGAGTTTGCGGCTTATTATGATATCGACCCGCGTAAGATAGGCCATATCGTCAACGGGGTGCCAGTGGTTGACCGCGATGATATTCCCAATGCCGGTGAGGCGTTTTGTTTGCCGTATGTGGCCAGTCGGGGAGCGCGTGAAGATATCGCCGATTTCCTGAGTGGACGCGGGTATGAATTGGGGCGCGATTTCATACCGGTAGCCTGA